The proteins below come from a single Dinghuibacter silviterrae genomic window:
- a CDS encoding ABC transporter permease, which yields MMHVYLKLAWRNFWKNRRYTLINMAGLSIALTLFLLALLYRNSEVRYERWNPGHENVYRIGLRDDGGDVALTPRPFATAVRELPVAQAATTVTDYWRSELLITTADKKIFDKNAIRADSSFLDVFEYPLLYGDAAKALKEPHTVLLTRSLSELLFGKGVNPVGLSVTMGEFGLCKVTGVIDKDRYPSHLPFSCVIQLGLRPVEDWTSNNTYVYVRCKPHTQPLAYEPLLNRTYASLALETAGLHYGLSSAEMAELQENIASRKYFFTPVDPLHLDSRLRYEWPGNGTGGYLRSLYLIVLIIMVMAAINFTNLSVAYAARRAKETGLRKVVGAARGQLVLQFLAETFFQCLLALFLALVVAELFLPLINAHLGLTIRGWIGQDTLPLLGQLFLSTLITTLMAGLYPAFVMSGYLPALVLKGSFSTGTRGVLLRRILLITQFTCASVFISGIFVIVRQIDYMRHMDLGYQANQVLAVQIHDEHTNSNFASIRSRLEAVPGISAVSRTSQIQGEDLGNNTYGYHGKAFSVDFLAVDAGYCAAMGLPLVQGREFDGLHQRDTFNAVYVNEAFARQAGVTVGDFLNQGNRKIEVIGIVKDFRAGSPQAAITPLLFQLLRGNTPNYVLLQLDSRQAQATIDRLETVWPAVEPGYPCQYTFLDDHFAHLLRDQERFSFLVSIFSTMALVLAVMGVVALAAYTAERKVKEITIRKVLGASVPQILALLNKDFVRWVLTANILAIPLSGLLLHRWLQDFAYRIHLGPVPFVLAFLGSLGITVLVVTLQSLKASLASPAKALKYE from the coding sequence ATGATGCACGTCTATCTGAAACTCGCGTGGAGGAACTTTTGGAAGAACAGGAGGTATACCCTCATCAATATGGCCGGTCTGAGCATTGCGCTGACGCTTTTCCTGCTGGCCCTGTTGTACCGCAACAGTGAGGTCCGCTACGAGCGCTGGAACCCCGGACACGAAAACGTTTACCGTATCGGGCTGCGCGACGACGGAGGAGATGTCGCCCTGACCCCGCGCCCCTTTGCCACTGCCGTCCGTGAACTCCCCGTTGCCCAGGCCGCCACCACCGTCACCGATTATTGGAGAAGCGAACTGCTCATCACGACCGCGGATAAAAAGATTTTCGATAAAAATGCCATCCGTGCGGACAGTTCTTTCCTGGACGTTTTCGAATATCCGTTGCTGTATGGCGACGCCGCCAAGGCCCTGAAAGAACCGCACACGGTCTTGTTGACCCGTTCCCTGAGCGAGCTTCTTTTTGGCAAAGGCGTCAATCCCGTGGGCCTTTCTGTCACCATGGGTGAATTCGGGTTGTGCAAGGTGACCGGTGTCATCGACAAGGATCGCTACCCCAGCCACCTGCCCTTCTCCTGTGTCATCCAGCTCGGCCTGAGACCGGTGGAAGACTGGACCAGCAACAATACCTACGTATACGTCCGGTGTAAGCCCCACACACAGCCCTTGGCCTACGAGCCGCTGCTCAACAGGACGTATGCAAGTCTTGCCCTGGAAACCGCCGGCCTGCACTATGGTCTTTCCAGCGCGGAAATGGCGGAATTACAGGAAAATATCGCCTCCCGGAAATACTTTTTTACACCCGTCGACCCGCTTCACCTGGACAGCCGGCTGCGGTACGAATGGCCCGGCAACGGTACCGGCGGCTACCTCCGTTCCCTGTACCTGATCGTGCTGATCATCATGGTCATGGCCGCGATCAATTTCACCAACCTTTCCGTGGCGTATGCCGCCAGAAGGGCAAAAGAAACCGGCCTTCGCAAGGTGGTGGGCGCCGCCCGCGGACAGCTCGTGCTCCAATTCCTGGCGGAGACCTTTTTCCAGTGTTTGCTGGCGCTGTTTCTCGCGCTCGTCGTGGCCGAACTGTTCCTGCCCCTGATCAATGCCCACTTAGGTTTGACGATCCGTGGCTGGATCGGACAGGACACCTTGCCGCTGCTCGGCCAGCTTTTTCTAAGCACGCTGATCACCACCCTGATGGCGGGTCTTTATCCCGCCTTTGTCATGAGCGGTTACCTGCCCGCGTTGGTGTTAAAGGGCAGTTTTTCGACCGGCACGCGGGGCGTCCTGCTCAGACGCATCCTGCTCATCACCCAGTTCACCTGTGCATCCGTTTTTATCAGCGGGATCTTTGTCATCGTCCGGCAGATCGACTATATGCGGCACATGGACTTGGGCTACCAGGCGAACCAGGTCCTGGCCGTACAAATCCATGATGAACACACCAACAGCAATTTCGCCTCCATCCGGAGCCGGCTGGAAGCCGTACCGGGGATCAGCGCCGTCAGCCGCACAAGCCAGATACAGGGAGAAGACCTGGGGAACAACACCTACGGTTATCATGGCAAGGCGTTCTCCGTGGACTTCTTGGCGGTGGATGCGGGCTATTGTGCCGCCATGGGGCTGCCGTTGGTCCAGGGGCGCGAATTTGACGGGCTGCACCAACGGGATACGTTTAACGCGGTCTACGTCAACGAGGCCTTTGCCAGGCAGGCGGGCGTTACGGTGGGTGATTTCCTGAACCAGGGGAATCGCAAGATCGAAGTCATCGGTATCGTCAAAGACTTCAGGGCCGGTAGTCCGCAAGCCGCCATTACGCCGCTCTTGTTCCAGCTGTTGAGGGGCAATACACCCAACTATGTCCTCTTACAGCTCGACAGCCGGCAAGCCCAGGCCACGATTGACCGCCTGGAAACGGTCTGGCCTGCGGTAGAACCCGGCTATCCCTGCCAGTATACCTTCCTGGACGACCACTTTGCCCACCTCTTGCGCGACCAGGAACGCTTTAGTTTCCTGGTCAGCATATTTTCCACCATGGCGCTGGTGCTGGCCGTCATGGGTGTTGTTGCCCTGGCCGCCTATACCGCCGAAAGAAAGGTAAAAGAGATCACCATCCGGAAGGTCTTGGGCGCAAGTGTCCCCCAGATCCTGGCCTTGCTCAACAAGGACTTCGTCCGGTGGGTTCTGACCGCCAACATTTTAGCAATCCCTCTTTCAGGGCTGCTCTTACACCGCTGGCTTCAGGATTTTGCGTACCGGATCCACCTGGGACCGGTTCCTTTTGTCCTGGCGTTCCTGGGCAGCCTGGGCATCACCGTATTGGTGGTTACCCTCCAGTCCCTGAAGGCCAGCCTGGCCTCCCCGGCCAAGGCCCTTAAGTATGAATGA
- a CDS encoding ABC transporter ATP-binding protein has translation MIQLKNIERYFSNGNVKNYVLRYITADIKKGDFVSIMGPSGAGKSTLLNIIGMLEEPTAGEYYFMETPVHTLSEKQRIALYRTHIGFVFQAYHLLDDLTIYENLETPLMYQNVKASERKARVAEILDRFNMVAKKDLFPAQLSGGQQQLVGIARALIARPQLILADEPTGNLQSKQADEIMHLFQKLNQEEKVTIIQVTHSEKNATYGNRILQLMDGEFMDE, from the coding sequence ATGATCCAACTCAAGAACATCGAACGGTATTTTAGTAACGGGAACGTCAAGAACTATGTCTTGCGGTACATCACCGCGGATATTAAAAAGGGCGACTTTGTCAGCATCATGGGTCCTTCCGGGGCCGGGAAAAGCACCCTGCTGAACATTATCGGCATGCTCGAAGAGCCTACCGCAGGGGAGTACTATTTTATGGAAACGCCCGTCCACACCCTTTCGGAAAAACAGCGCATCGCCCTGTACCGGACACATATCGGGTTTGTCTTCCAGGCGTACCACCTGCTGGACGACCTTACCATCTACGAGAACCTGGAGACCCCGCTGATGTATCAAAATGTGAAGGCCTCCGAACGAAAGGCCCGGGTCGCCGAGATCCTCGACCGCTTTAATATGGTCGCCAAAAAAGACCTCTTCCCTGCACAGCTTTCCGGCGGCCAGCAACAGCTCGTGGGCATCGCCCGTGCGCTCATCGCCCGTCCCCAGCTGATCCTCGCCGACGAGCCCACCGGGAACCTCCAGTCCAAACAGGCCGACGAAATCATGCATCTTTTCCAAAAGCTCAACCAGGAAGAGAAAGTCACCATCATCCAGGTCACCCACTCCGAGAAAAACGCCACCTACGGCAACCGCATCCTGCAATTGATGGATGGGGAGTTTATGGACGAGTAA
- a CDS encoding NADH:flavin oxidoreductase/NADH oxidase has protein sequence MAHLFSPFRLRSVELKNRIVVSPMCEYSAVNGYTNDWHLVHLGSRAVGGAGAVIVEATAVNPQGRITPDDLGLWEEGQIEGLERITRFIAAQGCVPGIQLAHAGRKASRTSPWKGDRLLDPTEGGWTMVSASALSFRDGERLPVALDAQGIAKIKEDFVRGARFALAAGFKLLEVHAAHGYLFHQFLSPLSNQRTDDYGGSLDNRIRLLCEVVEAIRGVWPDTHPLWVRLSVTDWDPTGWTPEDSVYLSQRLRGLGVDLIDCSSGGILPHIRIPLGPGYQVPLAETVRRETGLPTAAVGLITGAAQAEGILEEGKADLILLARQMLRDPYFPLHAARELGVDIPWPSQYERAKPK, from the coding sequence ATGGCGCACCTGTTCTCTCCCTTCCGTCTCCGCTCAGTGGAGCTGAAAAACCGGATCGTCGTTTCCCCCATGTGCGAATATTCCGCGGTAAACGGCTATACCAATGACTGGCATCTTGTTCATTTAGGTTCCCGGGCCGTGGGCGGGGCGGGGGCCGTGATCGTGGAAGCCACGGCAGTAAACCCGCAAGGAAGGATCACGCCGGACGACCTGGGGTTATGGGAAGAGGGGCAGATCGAGGGGCTGGAACGCATCACCCGTTTTATAGCTGCACAGGGCTGTGTCCCGGGCATACAGCTTGCCCACGCGGGGCGTAAGGCCAGCCGCACCAGCCCCTGGAAGGGGGACCGGTTGCTGGACCCCACCGAAGGGGGATGGACCATGGTGTCCGCTTCGGCGTTGTCCTTCAGAGACGGCGAGCGGCTGCCGGTAGCCCTGGACGCGCAGGGCATAGCCAAAATAAAAGAAGACTTTGTCCGCGGGGCGCGCTTCGCACTGGCAGCGGGGTTTAAGCTCCTGGAGGTGCACGCCGCGCACGGTTACCTTTTCCATCAATTCCTGTCGCCCTTGTCCAACCAGCGCACCGACGATTACGGGGGGTCGCTGGACAACCGCATCCGTCTTTTGTGCGAGGTCGTCGAAGCCATACGAGGCGTCTGGCCGGATACGCATCCTCTTTGGGTGCGGCTCTCCGTTACCGACTGGGACCCCACGGGCTGGACGCCGGAGGATTCGGTGTACCTGTCGCAGCGGCTCCGGGGGCTGGGCGTGGACCTGATCGATTGTTCTTCGGGTGGGATCCTCCCGCATATCCGCATCCCGCTGGGCCCGGGCTACCAGGTTCCCCTGGCGGAAACGGTGCGCCGCGAAACGGGGTTGCCCACGGCGGCCGTTGGCTTGATCACCGGGGCTGCGCAGGCGGAAGGGATCCTCGAAGAGGGGAAGGCGGATCTTATTCTCCTCGCCCGGCAAATGCTCCGCGATCCTTATTTCCCGTTGCACGCGGCCCGGGAGCTGGGGGTGGATATTCCCTGGCCGTCGCAGTATGAGCGGGCGAAGCCAAAGTGA
- a CDS encoding alpha/beta hydrolase has protein sequence MRKGWLIVLGVLIVLVLVYCLGPHPQKPVYNTQLPVVPADAAGLEQYVAGIEARHHLKPNNEARIVWSDSLHRKTPFVILYLHGFSACQEEGNPVHRDMAALFGCNLYLSRLAEHGVDTPDAMVNLTVDGLWNSAKEAYAIARQLGDSVILMGTSTGGSLALQLAATYPDDPIKGLILMSPNIAINNPAAFLLDKPWGLQIARMVTGSKFYPAKNPTAAELQYWNSPYRLEALTQLQEMLDTKMVRATFEKVVQPTLMMYFYKDETHQDSTVKVAASLRMMDQLGSPPVLKRSVDIPGAGRHVLGCGLISHDVPAVESAVDTFAIKVLRLQPR, from the coding sequence ATGCGAAAAGGCTGGCTAATCGTCCTGGGTGTGCTGATCGTCTTGGTGTTGGTGTATTGTCTGGGGCCCCATCCCCAAAAACCGGTGTACAATACGCAGTTGCCGGTGGTCCCGGCGGATGCCGCGGGGCTGGAGCAGTACGTAGCGGGCATAGAAGCACGTCACCATCTCAAACCCAACAACGAAGCGCGGATCGTCTGGTCGGATTCCCTTCACCGCAAAACCCCGTTTGTCATCCTGTATCTCCACGGTTTTTCGGCTTGCCAGGAGGAGGGGAACCCGGTCCACCGGGACATGGCCGCGTTATTCGGGTGCAACCTTTATCTGTCGCGGCTCGCAGAGCATGGGGTTGATACGCCCGATGCCATGGTGAACCTGACGGTGGACGGGCTTTGGAACAGCGCCAAGGAGGCGTACGCCATTGCGCGTCAATTGGGGGATAGCGTCATCCTCATGGGTACGTCTACCGGGGGAAGCCTGGCCTTACAACTCGCGGCAACCTACCCGGATGATCCGATCAAAGGGCTGATCCTAATGTCCCCGAACATTGCCATCAACAATCCCGCGGCTTTTTTGCTCGACAAACCCTGGGGGTTGCAGATCGCCCGGATGGTGACGGGGTCAAAGTTTTACCCGGCCAAAAATCCCACGGCGGCAGAGCTCCAGTACTGGAACTCCCCTTACCGCCTGGAAGCGCTGACCCAGCTACAGGAAATGCTGGATACAAAGATGGTCAGGGCCACGTTTGAAAAAGTCGTCCAGCCAACGCTTATGATGTACTTCTACAAGGACGAAACCCACCAGGACTCCACCGTGAAGGTGGCGGCGTCACTCCGGATGATGGACCAGCTGGGCAGCCCTCCGGTGCTCAAACGTTCGGTGGATATACCCGGGGCCGGGCGGCATGTGCTGGGCTGCGGGCTCATTTCCCATGACGTTCCGGCGGTGGAAAGCGCCGTCGATACCTTTGCTATAAAAGTGCTGCGGCTGCAGCCCCGCTAA
- a CDS encoding outer membrane beta-barrel protein, which produces MKRILIVMAVSMFAVHAMAQKHSADSTATVKPKKKGGFVLGDHANDHLLIQLGYSDFFHKQDSVATKAFGRSFNMYFMMAFNDVNDPRFSVAAGLGFGTDNYYLNKERIDLTNPTRGTFYSDTADNYRRSKLALAYLELPAELRYSTNPTNPNHAWKFAIGMKAGLLLNAHTKVKMIRDINGLTNYTTKVKDNHLFTPGRFVGTFRVGYGVLSLFGQTDISNFFKSGSGPTLRPWTLGITVSGL; this is translated from the coding sequence ATGAAGAGAATATTGATTGTCATGGCCGTCAGCATGTTTGCAGTACACGCGATGGCGCAAAAACACAGCGCCGACAGTACTGCCACCGTGAAGCCCAAAAAGAAGGGCGGCTTTGTTTTAGGAGATCATGCCAACGACCACTTACTGATCCAGCTCGGGTACAGCGACTTCTTTCATAAACAAGACAGCGTTGCCACCAAAGCATTCGGCCGGAGCTTCAATATGTACTTCATGATGGCCTTCAACGACGTCAACGATCCCCGTTTCAGCGTCGCCGCCGGTCTTGGTTTTGGTACCGATAACTACTACCTCAACAAGGAACGCATAGACCTCACCAACCCGACCAGGGGTACTTTTTATTCCGATACCGCCGACAACTATCGCCGGTCGAAGCTCGCCCTCGCCTACCTCGAACTGCCCGCCGAACTCCGGTACAGCACCAACCCCACCAACCCCAACCACGCGTGGAAGTTTGCCATTGGGATGAAAGCCGGGTTATTGCTCAATGCCCATACAAAGGTCAAGATGATCCGTGACATCAACGGCCTCACGAACTATACCACAAAGGTCAAAGACAACCACTTATTCACCCCCGGCCGTTTTGTCGGCACCTTCCGGGTGGGGTATGGGGTCCTTTCCCTCTTTGGCCAGACCGATATTTCCAACTTCTTTAAGTCCGGGAGCGGCCCGACGCTCCGGCCCTGGACCCTCGGGATCACCGTCAGCGGGTTATAA
- the hflX gene encoding GTPase HflX, which produces MLDRTNNIRREETAVLVGVMQKDQTEQQVTEYLDELAFLAETAGARTQKRFMQRLPHPDSRTFVGKGKLEEIRTYLTVHPADLVIFDDELTGSQINNITTELNVKVIDRSDLILDIFASRARTAQAKVQVELAQYQYLLPRLRGMWKHLERQGGGIGTRGPGETEIETDRRIIKEKISLLRRRLTEIDKQSFTQRKERGEFIRVALVGYTNVGKSTLMNLLSKSDVFAENKLFATLDTTTRKLVFENTPFLLSDTVGFIRKLPHHLVESFKSTLDEVRESDILLHVVDLAHPQYEDHIRVVNKTLQELNAYDKPCITIFNKMDLYEERNFDQWLEEPVKRQILTELHERWENETGGASVFVSAIERRNIDQLRANILSKVREAYHVRYPYKSEYFY; this is translated from the coding sequence TTGCTCGACAGAACCAATAATATAAGAAGGGAAGAAACCGCGGTGCTGGTTGGCGTCATGCAAAAAGACCAGACCGAACAGCAGGTAACCGAATACCTCGACGAACTCGCCTTTCTGGCCGAGACCGCCGGGGCCCGGACCCAAAAACGCTTTATGCAGCGGCTGCCTCACCCCGACAGCCGCACGTTTGTAGGGAAGGGTAAGCTCGAAGAAATCCGCACCTACCTCACCGTACACCCCGCCGACCTTGTCATCTTCGACGACGAGCTCACCGGTTCGCAGATCAACAACATCACGACCGAACTCAACGTCAAGGTCATCGACCGTTCCGACCTCATCCTCGACATTTTTGCCAGCCGCGCCCGGACCGCCCAGGCCAAGGTCCAGGTCGAACTCGCCCAATACCAATACCTCCTCCCCCGCCTCCGTGGCATGTGGAAACACCTCGAACGCCAGGGTGGTGGCATCGGCACCCGCGGTCCAGGTGAAACCGAAATCGAAACCGACCGCCGGATCATCAAGGAGAAGATCAGTCTTCTCCGGCGCCGGCTCACCGAAATCGACAAGCAGTCTTTTACGCAACGCAAGGAAAGGGGAGAATTCATCCGGGTCGCCCTCGTCGGCTATACCAACGTCGGCAAATCCACCCTCATGAACCTCCTCAGCAAAAGCGACGTCTTCGCCGAAAACAAGCTCTTCGCCACGCTCGACACCACCACCCGCAAACTCGTCTTCGAGAACACCCCCTTCCTCCTCAGCGACACCGTCGGGTTTATCCGCAAACTCCCCCACCACCTCGTCGAAAGCTTCAAAAGCACCCTTGACGAAGTCCGGGAAAGCGACATCCTCCTCCACGTGGTCGACCTCGCCCATCCCCAATACGAAGACCACATCCGCGTCGTCAACAAAACCCTCCAGGAGCTCAACGCCTACGACAAACCCTGCATCACCATATTCAATAAGATGGACCTCTACGAAGAGCGCAACTTCGACCAATGGCTCGAAGAACCCGTAAAGCGTCAGATCCTCACCGAGCTCCACGAACGCTGGGAAAATGAAACCGGCGGCGCCAGCGTCTTCGTCTCCGCCATCGAACGCCGCAACATCGACCAGCTCCGCGCCAACATCCTTTCCAAGGTGCGCGAAGCCTACCACGTCCGTTATCCCTATAAGTCCGAATACTTTTACTAA
- a CDS encoding Rieske (2Fe-2S) protein, translating into MSTVRWVRIASTVEELPFGPEGLTELEAGGKHLCLALNGGHVYACAHKCPHAGGHLAEGYTDAMGNIVCPLHRYKFSLATGRNTSGEGYFLRTYPVEVRPDGVYVGFEEKKWLW; encoded by the coding sequence ATGTCCACCGTCCGCTGGGTCCGCATCGCCTCCACCGTCGAAGAGCTCCCCTTCGGCCCCGAAGGCCTCACTGAGCTCGAAGCCGGCGGTAAACACCTCTGCCTCGCCCTTAATGGCGGCCACGTCTACGCCTGCGCCCACAAATGCCCCCACGCCGGCGGCCACCTCGCCGAAGGCTACACCGACGCCATGGGCAACATCGTCTGCCCCCTGCATCGCTACAAGTTCAGCCTGGCTACCGGCCGCAACACCTCCGGAGAAGGCTACTTCCTCCGGACCTATCCGGTGGAAGTGCGCCCCGATGGGGTGTATGTGGGATTTGAGGAAAAAAAGTGGTTGTGGTAG
- a CDS encoding Hpt domain-containing protein, protein MLVNLEIIEEYASGDVDTMKEIIRLFVDNTPPTLDLLGEAISVWAWEDVVRHAHKLKSSYGIVMIGNSLDLIQGIEQAGRQQRDKEQIVADFTEVRRMYTEATKEFDAFMANGA, encoded by the coding sequence ATGCTCGTCAACCTCGAAATTATCGAAGAGTATGCCAGCGGGGACGTGGATACCATGAAGGAAATTATCCGCTTGTTTGTGGACAATACGCCTCCGACGCTGGACTTGTTGGGGGAGGCAATCTCGGTTTGGGCGTGGGAGGACGTGGTCAGGCACGCGCACAAGCTGAAATCGTCTTATGGGATCGTGATGATCGGGAACAGCCTGGACCTGATCCAGGGGATCGAGCAGGCGGGGCGTCAACAGCGGGATAAGGAGCAGATCGTGGCGGACTTTACAGAGGTGCGCCGGATGTACACGGAGGCCACGAAGGAGTTTGACGCGTTTATGGCGAACGGCGCGTAA
- a CDS encoding recombinase family protein → MKKGDRVIIYTRVSTKEQAETGFSLPYQLKVLQEFCKVKGLEIVAHFEEDYSAKTFDRPEWKKLMELVKSKRGKVDSVLFVRWDRFSRNMTEAWAVMKELRDYGVEVNAMEQPLDLSTPDSKLMLSIYLITPEIENDKNSQRTKNGSYQARSEGGWTGTAPFGYANWRTEDKKPSLVIDPSEAEIVRFAFDAMAKGIYSAEEVRKMVKEMGKTFSKQVFLNLLRNVTYTGKVHLAAYGKNDAMIVEGLHKAIIAEDQFHEVQAILSGRTRRTAYKKVKRTDALALRGYLICKNCGRNLTGSRSKGRSNSYFYYHCNCNTCKERFRADQANEDFLRYLDQYNFKDEVVDAYYAVLEDVFNTHEKERFDQIKQLEIEYERFGSLQILAMDKYLEELIGQKAFDEATERYERKQNEIAVQIMQLKGQESEYKKYLRYGLSLLGNLPHYYNHAALEIKQSMLGIIFPEKLVYESGDYRTARLNEVLYLMLLTNNDLEGNKNGADQKSAPKYWRAPPSGLEPETL, encoded by the coding sequence ATGAAAAAGGGAGATAGGGTAATAATCTATACGCGGGTATCGACCAAGGAACAGGCGGAGACAGGGTTCAGCCTACCGTACCAACTAAAGGTGTTGCAAGAGTTTTGCAAAGTAAAAGGGTTAGAAATAGTAGCCCACTTTGAGGAAGACTACTCAGCAAAGACCTTTGACCGGCCCGAGTGGAAAAAGCTAATGGAGTTGGTTAAATCAAAAAGAGGGAAGGTAGACTCCGTCCTCTTTGTTAGATGGGACCGTTTCTCTAGGAACATGACCGAGGCTTGGGCCGTGATGAAGGAACTGCGGGATTACGGCGTCGAAGTCAATGCAATGGAGCAACCATTGGACCTGAGTACGCCCGACAGCAAACTAATGTTGTCGATCTATTTGATCACCCCTGAAATCGAAAACGACAAAAACTCCCAACGAACCAAAAACGGTTCTTATCAGGCGAGGTCGGAAGGAGGCTGGACAGGTACAGCACCATTTGGATATGCTAACTGGCGGACGGAGGATAAAAAACCAAGTTTGGTTATTGACCCTTCGGAAGCGGAAATTGTCCGGTTTGCCTTCGACGCAATGGCAAAGGGCATATACTCCGCCGAGGAGGTGCGGAAGATGGTTAAGGAAATGGGTAAGACCTTCAGCAAGCAAGTATTCTTGAATCTGCTAAGAAATGTAACCTATACAGGAAAGGTTCACTTGGCTGCTTATGGGAAAAATGATGCGATGATTGTGGAGGGACTTCACAAGGCTATTATTGCCGAGGACCAGTTTCACGAAGTCCAAGCTATCCTTTCGGGGAGAACCCGTAGAACGGCCTATAAAAAGGTAAAGCGGACCGACGCCCTTGCCCTTCGTGGATACCTGATTTGTAAGAATTGCGGCCGCAACCTTACCGGAAGCAGGTCCAAAGGCAGGAGTAACAGCTATTTCTACTACCACTGCAATTGCAACACCTGTAAGGAACGATTTAGAGCTGACCAAGCAAATGAAGACTTTCTCCGATACTTGGATCAATACAATTTCAAAGACGAGGTTGTAGACGCTTATTATGCGGTGCTGGAGGACGTGTTCAACACGCATGAAAAAGAACGTTTCGATCAGATCAAACAGCTAGAGATCGAGTATGAACGTTTCGGGTCACTCCAAATACTCGCAATGGATAAGTATTTGGAAGAACTGATAGGTCAAAAAGCCTTCGACGAAGCTACCGAACGGTACGAGCGCAAGCAAAACGAGATAGCCGTGCAGATCATGCAGCTAAAGGGTCAAGAGTCGGAGTACAAGAAGTATTTGCGGTATGGTTTAAGCCTACTTGGCAACCTTCCGCACTACTATAACCACGCGGCTTTGGAGATAAAGCAATCGATGTTGGGCATTATCTTCCCTGAAAAACTGGTGTATGAAAGCGGCGATTATCGAACCGCTAGACTGAACGAAGTACTCTATCTAATGCTATTGACTAACAATGACTTAGAGGGGAATAAAAATGGGGCAGACCAAAAATCTGCCCCAAAGTATTGGAGGGCTCCCCCTTCAGGACTTGAACCTGAGACCCTCTGA
- a CDS encoding MerR family transcriptional regulator translates to MATHTIDPNEPTVDDILRLRMFTAKDVTGVSYAVLNYWNEKGFLLETQKAGEWRKFNFYELAWVYMLNELRELNVELKTLIDPLKNAFRPRSFIETEGVEVQHHELPAETKEKLKGWKVAYDPSYPHGFTYSVWFAIEDKSLLTVRIYGGQEVEVLTSDTLDEDEYALKMMDNSRSFISISLSGIIAKMLGDKDTPTLQKLGILSENELTLLKYLRNNELQSVNIRYSKGEPVLLELKSWTNLEDKNRRLLEVLQSPYDELTFKTNGGKNYGFVRTHKIKLKE, encoded by the coding sequence ATGGCGACTCACACAATTGACCCGAATGAACCCACAGTAGACGACATTCTCCGTCTCCGAATGTTCACCGCAAAGGACGTGACAGGTGTAAGCTATGCTGTATTGAACTATTGGAACGAGAAGGGGTTTCTTTTGGAGACACAGAAGGCGGGAGAGTGGCGTAAATTTAATTTCTACGAATTGGCATGGGTCTATATGCTAAACGAACTACGGGAATTAAATGTCGAGTTGAAAACCCTTATTGACCCGCTTAAAAATGCCTTTAGGCCCCGTTCATTCATCGAAACGGAAGGGGTTGAGGTGCAACACCACGAATTGCCTGCTGAGACAAAGGAAAAGTTGAAGGGGTGGAAGGTCGCTTATGATCCGTCCTACCCACATGGATTTACCTATTCGGTTTGGTTTGCCATAGAAGATAAAAGCCTCTTGACGGTACGAATATATGGAGGCCAGGAGGTCGAAGTACTCACGTCGGACACCCTTGACGAGGATGAATATGCCCTGAAGATGATGGACAACTCCCGGAGTTTTATATCTATATCCCTTTCCGGGATCATTGCTAAGATGCTAGGGGATAAGGACACACCTACACTGCAAAAACTTGGGATACTTTCCGAGAATGAATTAACCCTATTGAAATATCTAAGAAACAATGAGTTACAAAGCGTAAATATCCGATATTCCAAAGGAGAGCCCGTACTCCTGGAACTGAAGTCATGGACAAACCTGGAGGATAAAAACAGGAGGTTATTGGAAGTCCTCCAAAGCCCATACGATGAACTAACCTTTAAGACAAACGGCGGTAAGAACTACGGATTCGTGAGGACCCACAAAATAAAGTTGAAGGAATAG
- a CDS encoding helix-turn-helix domain-containing protein — protein MEEYPIELQHMGARIRAIRKHRGLKLLDLEDSTGIFDSEISRIERGLVKVEVQTVYRIAKALGVEIKDIFDYNGPLPTSEK, from the coding sequence ATGGAGGAATATCCCATTGAGTTGCAGCACATGGGCGCCAGAATCCGCGCAATCCGAAAGCACAGGGGATTGAAGCTACTCGACCTGGAAGACAGTACGGGTATCTTTGATTCCGAGATTAGCCGGATTGAAAGGGGGTTGGTTAAGGTGGAGGTCCAGACCGTCTACCGGATAGCCAAGGCCCTCGGGGTTGAGATCAAAGACATATTCGACTATAACGGTCCACTTCCCACTTCCGAGAAGTGA